From bacterium, one genomic window encodes:
- the tsaD gene encoding tRNA (adenosine(37)-N6)-threonylcarbamoyltransferase complex transferase subunit TsaD, whose translation MLILGIETSCDETAAALVERGRRVRSSIVASQIDDHRPYGGVVPEIAGRKHLENLVPVTQAALADAGVQPSEVRAVAVTSSPGLMGALLVGTSFGKALALGWGVPLIEVNHLHAHALAILLAKSRPRFPYLALVVSGGHTTLFRVDSPLSLGVLGQTRDDAAGEVLDKVAKFLGLGYPGGPAIDRLAAGANVHAVRFPRGLQRAATFDFSFSGLKTAVVNHALGTRRVEGRLNDQPVPALSDRQLRDLVASFQEAVVDTLVGTTLRAAAAEGLATVVVSGGVAANSRLREKMSLQGAAAGLRVLFPEPGLCTDNAAMIAAAAWHLARRGRFAGLDLRPAAKMKPGVC comes from the coding sequence ATGCTCATCCTCGGGATCGAGACCTCCTGCGACGAGACCGCGGCCGCTCTCGTCGAGCGCGGCCGGCGGGTGCGCTCCTCGATCGTCGCCTCGCAGATCGACGACCACCGCCCCTACGGCGGGGTCGTCCCGGAGATCGCCGGGCGCAAGCACCTGGAGAACCTCGTGCCCGTGACGCAGGCCGCGCTCGCGGACGCCGGCGTCCAGCCATCGGAAGTCCGCGCGGTCGCCGTGACCTCCAGCCCGGGCCTGATGGGCGCACTGCTGGTCGGCACGTCCTTCGGCAAGGCGCTCGCGCTCGGCTGGGGCGTGCCGCTGATCGAGGTCAACCACCTTCACGCGCACGCCCTCGCCATCCTCCTCGCGAAATCCCGGCCGCGCTTCCCCTACCTGGCGCTGGTCGTCTCCGGCGGGCACACGACGCTGTTCCGCGTGGATTCCCCGCTCTCGCTCGGCGTGCTCGGGCAGACCCGCGACGACGCGGCGGGCGAAGTGCTCGACAAGGTCGCCAAGTTCCTCGGCCTCGGCTACCCCGGCGGGCCCGCCATCGACCGGCTCGCCGCCGGCGCGAACGTGCACGCCGTGCGCTTCCCGCGCGGCCTGCAGCGCGCCGCGACCTTCGACTTCTCGTTCTCCGGCCTCAAGACCGCCGTCGTCAACCACGCGCTCGGCACGCGCCGTGTCGAGGGCCGCCTCAACGACCAGCCCGTGCCGGCCCTCTCCGACAGGCAGTTGCGGGACCTGGTCGCCTCGTTCCAGGAAGCGGTCGTGGACACCCTCGTGGGGACGACGCTGCGCGCCGCCGCCGCCGAAGGGCTGGCGACGGTCGTCGTCTCCGGCGGCGTGGCCGCCAACTCCCGCCTGCGCGAAAAGATGTCGTTGCAGGGGGCCGCGGCCGGGTTGCGCGTGCTCTTCCCCGAGCCGGGCCTGTGCACTGACAACGCGGCGATGATCGCCGCCGCGGCCTGGCACCTCGCGCGCCGCGGGCGCTTCGCCGGCCTGGACCTGCGCCCCGCCGCGAAGATGAAGCCGGGCGTGTGCTAG